From Pelotomaculum schinkii, the proteins below share one genomic window:
- the ruvC gene encoding crossover junction endodeoxyribonuclease RuvC yields MLILGIDPGTAITGFGVVDYRGNSFSMVECGCIRTQAGLPLAERLQTLYRGLLDTIKQYNPAHVAVEELFFNNNVRTALAVGHARGVILLAAAEAGVPVFEYTPLQVKQAVAGFGRAAKAQVQYMVKTILCLPSVPGPDDVADALAVAICHAHLYEWERKFK; encoded by the coding sequence ATGCTAATACTTGGAATTGATCCCGGTACTGCTATTACCGGTTTCGGTGTGGTAGATTACCGGGGCAACAGTTTTTCAATGGTGGAATGCGGTTGCATCCGTACCCAAGCAGGCCTTCCTCTTGCTGAAAGGTTGCAAACACTTTACCGGGGACTTTTGGATACTATCAAGCAGTACAACCCTGCACATGTTGCCGTGGAAGAACTTTTTTTCAACAACAATGTTCGTACTGCCCTGGCGGTAGGTCACGCCAGGGGTGTTATTTTGCTCGCGGCTGCGGAAGCAGGGGTTCCTGTGTTTGAATATACTCCCCTGCAGGTTAAACAGGCCGTGGCCGGTTTTGGGCGCGCCGCCAAAGCGCAGGTGCAGTATATGGTCAAAACAATACTGTGTTTACCATCCGTTCCGGGTCCTGATGATGTTGCGGACGCGCTGGCGGTTGCGATATGCCATGCCCACCTATATGAATGGGAGAGGAAGTTTAAATGA
- the ruvA gene encoding Holliday junction branch migration protein RuvA, which produces MIAFLNGRLADIQAGAVVIDVGGIGYHVQVPLSLIHSLPEPGGQIMLHTHLAVREDDISLYGFRERGELEYFLKLLNVSGVGPKGALAVLTLFEPGELGQAIVNEDLPALTRVPGIGKKTAGRIILELKDKIPLTAIQDAPGRKQAGLKADAVAALEALGYSTAEAHKGVKEALAGFNEEPPVAELIKKALRMLVKS; this is translated from the coding sequence ATGATAGCTTTTCTTAATGGCAGGCTGGCTGATATTCAGGCAGGCGCGGTAGTAATTGACGTGGGTGGAATAGGGTATCATGTCCAGGTGCCCTTGTCTCTTATACACAGTCTGCCGGAACCCGGCGGCCAGATCATGCTGCATACTCACCTCGCGGTTCGGGAGGATGATATCAGCTTGTACGGCTTTAGGGAGCGTGGGGAACTCGAGTATTTTTTAAAGCTATTAAACGTATCCGGAGTCGGTCCCAAAGGAGCGCTGGCTGTACTTACCTTGTTTGAGCCGGGGGAACTCGGCCAGGCCATCGTCAATGAAGACCTGCCCGCCTTAACCAGAGTACCGGGAATCGGGAAGAAGACGGCCGGGCGGATTATCCTTGAGTTAAAAGACAAAATACCACTGACTGCGATTCAAGACGCGCCCGGCCGTAAACAGGCCGGATTGAAAGCTGACGCGGTAGCAGCGCTGGAGGCGCTGGGCTACTCTACTGCGGAGGCCCATAAGGGAGTGAAGGAAGCTCTGGCCGGATTTAATGAGGAACCTCCGGTAGCGGAACTGATCAAGAAAGCCTTGCGAATGCTGGTTAAATCTTAA
- the ruvB gene encoding Holliday junction branch migration DNA helicase RuvB, with protein sequence MGDRIISAASKPEDFDTENSLRPSRLEDYIGQEKVKETISIFIQAAIGRGEALDHVLLFGPPGLGKTTLANIIANEMGVNIRTTSGPAIERPGDLAAILTNLTAGDVLFIDEVHRLSRAVEEVLYPAMEDFALDIVIGKGPGARSLRLELPRFTLVGATTRAGLLTSPLRDRFGVMSRLDFYQPEELVLIVKRSAQILGVEITREGALEIAGRSRGTPRVANRLLKRVRDYAQVRADGLINLEVAMAALSFLEVDPLGLDHSDRTLLKTIIQKFGGGPVGLDTLAAATSEESETVEDVYEPYLIQLGMLIRTPRGRIVTPRAFQHLGLKDQREGGLF encoded by the coding sequence ATGGGAGATAGAATTATTTCGGCTGCATCCAAACCGGAGGATTTTGATACGGAAAACAGTCTTCGGCCCAGCAGGCTGGAAGACTACATCGGGCAGGAGAAGGTCAAAGAAACAATTTCCATCTTTATTCAGGCCGCCATCGGCCGGGGTGAGGCGCTGGACCACGTGCTGTTGTTCGGCCCGCCGGGTTTGGGTAAAACAACCCTCGCCAATATTATCGCCAACGAGATGGGTGTGAATATTCGTACCACATCCGGTCCTGCCATAGAGCGACCCGGTGACCTGGCCGCCATACTTACCAACCTGACTGCTGGAGATGTTCTTTTTATCGATGAGGTCCACCGCCTGAGCAGGGCTGTTGAGGAAGTCCTTTACCCGGCTATGGAGGACTTCGCGCTTGACATAGTTATTGGAAAAGGACCTGGCGCGAGGTCGCTAAGACTGGAACTGCCCAGGTTCACCCTGGTCGGAGCGACAACCAGAGCCGGACTGCTGACCTCCCCTTTGAGGGATCGCTTTGGTGTAATGAGCAGGCTTGATTTTTACCAGCCGGAGGAACTGGTTTTAATTGTGAAAAGATCTGCCCAAATTCTGGGGGTTGAGATCACCCGGGAAGGGGCTTTGGAAATCGCCGGACGCTCCCGCGGCACGCCCAGGGTGGCCAACCGTTTATTGAAAAGGGTGAGGGACTACGCCCAGGTGCGGGCGGATGGCCTTATCAACCTGGAAGTCGCCATGGCTGCCCTGAGCTTCCTGGAAGTCGACCCGCTTGGCCTGGACCATTCGGACCGGACTCTGCTTAAGACGATCATTCAGAAATTCGGCGGCGGACCGGTGGGATTGGACACCTTGGCCGCAGCTACCAGTGAGGAATCAGAAACGGTGGAAGATGTCTATGAGCCCTACCTGATCCAGCTTGGCATGCTGATCCGTACCCCTCGCGGACGGATTGTCACTCCAAGGGCCTTCCAGCACCTTGGCCTGAAAGATCAAAGAGAAGGGGGTCTCTTTTAA
- a CDS encoding epoxyqueuosine reductase QueH produces MKMLLHTCCGPCSIYPVEYLKEQGMEIQGYFYNPNIHPYTEYVKRMDTLQKFAASVDIPIIWDDDYRLEEFIRKVVHRETDRCRECYAMRLEETARAAKEGGFDSFTTTLLVSPYQKHELIREIGLEYGQKYGVPFYYADYRPGYRKATARSRELGMYRQQYCGCIYSEKDRYFRQSKKEGAKT; encoded by the coding sequence ATGAAAATGCTGCTGCATACCTGCTGCGGTCCTTGCTCAATATACCCTGTGGAATATTTGAAAGAACAGGGCATGGAAATACAAGGTTATTTCTATAACCCTAATATCCATCCCTATACAGAATACGTTAAGCGCATGGACACGCTGCAAAAATTTGCAGCGAGTGTGGATATCCCCATCATTTGGGATGATGATTACAGGTTGGAGGAGTTCATCCGTAAGGTAGTCCACCGGGAAACCGACCGTTGCCGGGAGTGCTATGCCATGCGCCTCGAGGAGACGGCGAGGGCGGCCAAAGAAGGCGGTTTCGACAGTTTCACAACCACTCTCCTGGTCAGTCCCTATCAGAAGCACGAACTTATCCGTGAAATAGGGCTTGAATATGGTCAGAAATATGGCGTTCCCTTTTATTATGCTGATTACAGGCCCGGTTACCGGAAAGCGACGGCGCGTTCGCGGGAACTCGGTATGTATCGCCAGCAATACTGTGGCTGTATTTACAGTGAAAAAGATCGCTACTTCCGGCAATCTAAAAAGGAAGGGGCAAAGACCTGA
- a CDS encoding DUF2905 domain-containing protein, translating to MLDNIGKLLLLFGGILVVSGALIMLGGRLFGLGRLPGDIFIQRGNFTLYFPIVTSIILSILLTIILNLFRR from the coding sequence GTGCTGGATAATATAGGGAAATTATTATTACTGTTTGGAGGCATTCTGGTTGTAAGCGGGGCGCTGATAATGCTGGGCGGCCGGTTGTTTGGTTTGGGCCGGCTGCCGGGAGATATATTTATTCAACGGGGTAATTTTACTTTGTATTTTCCAATTGTCACCAGCATTATCTTGAGTATTTTGCTGACCATTATTCTAAACTTGTTTCGCCGGTAA
- a CDS encoding SpoIID/LytB domain-containing protein, which yields MSSKNLCYLLLSIVVSFLMMVPSAVAAQTTTPGLVRVELANQVDSLGFTVIGNYQLVDQSTGKLIMKLEPGEKWLVTLQNGRIALAGQRGKNGIYKGPVSVQAQTFQASILSGNGDLVDNSYAGELSVINSDGRVLPLEQAQAGITFKGSKGIVNLSEGGSLNLLSLTSNAGTTRYRGDLEFRVDGGKLTAINELNIEDYLCGVVPSEAIPSWPGEALKAQAVAARNYALQKVETSRGDRANLGSNQYDQVYGGYDAETEATNKAVKDTSGIVMMSQGSLVTAFFHCSSGGFTENSEDVWLNPLPYIKSKTDPYDKNDKYYNWQVTYSNEQLAALMTQAGYPIKEVTDIEIEERTSSDARVKDLTVTGVGATGKSEKIELCNADKVRIALGLKSSLFVLDKNYNKDKSLASVKITGRGYGHGLGMSQYGAYGMASQGYNYQDILKYYYSGVTLTSQYGRSSSLR from the coding sequence GTGAGCTCTAAGAACCTTTGTTATCTGTTGTTGTCAATTGTTGTTTCGTTTCTTATGATGGTTCCCTCAGCTGTGGCGGCGCAAACTACCACGCCGGGCTTGGTGCGGGTAGAGCTGGCTAATCAGGTTGATTCTCTCGGCTTTACCGTCATTGGCAATTACCAATTGGTTGATCAATCTACAGGTAAATTGATAATGAAACTTGAACCAGGCGAAAAATGGCTGGTTACACTGCAGAACGGACGTATCGCTCTGGCCGGACAGAGGGGCAAAAACGGTATTTATAAAGGGCCGGTAAGCGTGCAGGCGCAAACATTTCAAGCCTCCATACTGTCGGGCAATGGCGATTTAGTAGATAATAGCTACGCCGGTGAGCTATCTGTCATTAATAGTGACGGACGAGTGCTTCCCCTGGAGCAAGCTCAGGCGGGAATAACGTTTAAGGGTTCAAAAGGAATTGTTAACCTGAGTGAAGGCGGCAGCTTAAACCTTTTATCCTTGACCAGCAATGCGGGTACGACCAGGTACCGGGGCGATCTTGAGTTCCGGGTCGATGGCGGTAAGCTGACTGCAATAAATGAATTAAACATTGAAGACTACCTGTGCGGGGTGGTGCCTTCCGAGGCAATTCCCTCCTGGCCGGGGGAAGCCCTTAAGGCACAAGCTGTAGCTGCCCGCAACTACGCCCTGCAAAAGGTAGAAACATCACGGGGGGATAGGGCCAACCTTGGCTCCAATCAATACGACCAGGTCTACGGTGGTTATGACGCTGAAACTGAAGCCACAAACAAAGCAGTTAAAGATACCAGTGGTATCGTGATGATGAGCCAGGGCAGCCTGGTTACAGCCTTTTTCCATTGTTCCAGCGGAGGGTTTACTGAAAACAGTGAAGACGTCTGGCTAAACCCATTGCCCTACATCAAATCTAAGACAGATCCCTATGATAAAAACGACAAGTACTATAACTGGCAGGTCACTTATTCAAACGAACAGCTGGCAGCGTTAATGACGCAGGCTGGTTATCCTATTAAAGAAGTGACCGATATAGAGATCGAGGAAAGGACCTCATCTGACGCCAGAGTTAAAGATTTAACGGTTACCGGTGTGGGCGCCACAGGGAAGTCTGAGAAGATAGAGCTTTGCAACGCGGATAAAGTAAGGATAGCTTTAGGTTTGAAAAGCTCCCTGTTTGTCCTGGATAAAAACTATAACAAGGACAAAAGCCTGGCCAGTGTGAAGATAACAGGCAGGGGATATGGCCACGGGCTGGGTATGTCACAGTACGGGGCCTACGGTATGGCCAGTCAAGGTTATAATTACCAGGATATCTTGAAATACTATTATTCCGGAGTAACCCTCACCAGTCAATACGGCAGGTCATCTTCCCTGCGTTAG
- the queA gene encoding tRNA preQ1(34) S-adenosylmethionine ribosyltransferase-isomerase QueA produces MNLSDFDYDLPEELIAQDPCGLRDRSRLMVVPLDRDEFEHRCFRDLLKYLRPGDNLVVNDTKVIPARLLGEKKVTGAKMEVLLLKKLEKDRWEALVRPGKRAPAGTEITFNHGLLEGRILEDTAYGGRIVEFYYNGSFDEVLDRVGLMPVPPYIKKPLSDRHRYQTVYAREAGSAAAPTAGLHFSPELLSSIRAMGVTITPVLLHVGLGTFRPVEVQDISLHHMHAENYEISGESAAAINLTKQQGGRVIAVGTTTTRCLESVAQEYGQIRPCSGWTEIFIYPGYRFQVIDGLVTNFHLPKSTLLMMVSALAGRDRILSAYEEAVRQKYRFFSFGDAMLIV; encoded by the coding sequence GTGAACCTTTCGGATTTTGATTATGACCTGCCGGAGGAATTAATTGCGCAGGACCCTTGTGGGTTAAGAGACAGATCGCGGTTGATGGTAGTCCCGTTGGATAGGGACGAGTTTGAACATAGATGTTTCAGGGATCTTCTAAAATATCTCAGGCCTGGTGACAACCTCGTGGTGAACGATACCAAAGTAATCCCGGCCCGCTTGCTGGGTGAAAAAAAAGTTACCGGAGCAAAGATGGAGGTCCTTCTGCTAAAAAAACTGGAGAAAGACCGGTGGGAGGCGTTGGTCAGGCCGGGCAAAAGAGCGCCAGCCGGTACCGAGATCACCTTTAACCACGGGCTCCTGGAAGGCCGCATTCTGGAAGACACCGCTTACGGCGGCAGGATCGTGGAGTTTTATTACAACGGTTCTTTTGATGAGGTTCTCGATCGGGTGGGCTTAATGCCGGTTCCACCATATATTAAAAAGCCCTTATCGGACCGGCATCGTTACCAGACTGTTTATGCCCGGGAGGCTGGGTCGGCGGCGGCCCCTACTGCCGGGCTTCACTTTTCACCGGAACTGCTCAGCAGCATCAGGGCTATGGGAGTGACCATTACCCCGGTGCTTTTACATGTCGGCCTTGGTACTTTTCGCCCGGTGGAGGTGCAGGATATCAGTTTGCATCACATGCACGCCGAAAATTATGAGATATCCGGGGAATCAGCGGCTGCCATTAATCTAACCAAACAGCAAGGCGGCAGGGTTATTGCCGTGGGCACCACCACCACAAGGTGTCTGGAGAGTGTGGCGCAAGAGTACGGGCAAATACGTCCGTGTTCAGGGTGGACTGAGATCTTTATTTACCCCGGCTACCGTTTTCAGGTTATTGACGGCCTGGTTACCAACTTTCACCTGCCCAAGTCAACCCTGCTCATGATGGTCTCCGCCCTCGCCGGCCGGGATAGAATACTGTCAGCCTATGAGGAGGCCGTACGGCAAAAGTACAGGTTTTTCAGCTTTGGAGACGCCATGTTAATCGTCTAG
- the tgt gene encoding tRNA guanosine(34) transglycosylase Tgt yields MVLNYSVIQQDKSCGARLGLLHTTHGTVETPIFMPVGTQAAVKTMTPEEVKEVGGRLILGNTYHLYLRPGQELIREAGGLHRFMNWDGPILTDSGGFQVFSLGPLRKISEEGVTFRSHIDGSEHFFSPEKAVEVQEALGSDIAMVFDECAPYPCTHEYALEALKRTTRWARRCADAHRREDQALFGIVQGGVFADLRRQSALDLVGLDLPGYAIGGLSVGEPKAVMYEMLDVTVGFLPPEKPRYLMGVGSPDCLVEGVVRGIDMFDCVLPTRIARNGTVLTHHGKLVVRNAEYARDFDPLDPTCDCYACRNYSRAYIRHLIKAGEVLGIRLTTIHNLRFIQRLMQEIRDAIRQGNILEYRDNFLKNYLQA; encoded by the coding sequence ATGGTATTGAATTACTCGGTAATCCAACAAGATAAATCATGCGGGGCGCGCCTGGGTCTACTTCATACTACTCATGGAACGGTGGAGACTCCGATCTTTATGCCGGTAGGGACACAGGCGGCAGTCAAGACCATGACTCCGGAGGAAGTAAAAGAAGTGGGCGGCAGGTTAATCCTGGGCAACACTTACCACCTGTACCTGCGGCCCGGTCAAGAATTGATTCGGGAGGCCGGGGGGCTGCACCGTTTTATGAATTGGGACGGGCCTATCCTGACCGACAGTGGGGGGTTCCAGGTTTTCAGCCTGGGGCCGCTTAGAAAAATTTCAGAGGAAGGGGTCACGTTCAGGTCCCACATTGACGGTTCAGAGCACTTCTTCAGCCCTGAAAAGGCTGTTGAGGTCCAGGAGGCGCTAGGTTCTGATATAGCCATGGTCTTCGACGAGTGCGCTCCCTACCCGTGTACGCACGAATATGCGCTGGAAGCATTGAAACGCACAACCCGTTGGGCCAGGCGGTGCGCAGACGCCCACAGACGGGAGGACCAGGCCTTGTTCGGCATTGTGCAGGGAGGCGTCTTTGCGGATCTTCGCCGGCAAAGTGCGCTGGACCTGGTGGGGCTCGATCTTCCCGGCTACGCTATTGGTGGTTTAAGCGTTGGCGAGCCCAAGGCGGTAATGTATGAAATGCTTGACGTGACTGTGGGGTTCCTGCCGCCGGAAAAACCCCGCTACCTGATGGGGGTCGGCTCTCCTGATTGTCTGGTGGAAGGGGTCGTCAGGGGGATTGACATGTTTGACTGTGTGCTGCCTACCAGGATAGCCCGCAACGGAACGGTGTTAACCCATCACGGTAAGCTGGTGGTGCGCAATGCTGAATACGCGCGGGATTTCGACCCTCTTGACCCGACCTGTGATTGCTACGCCTGCCGGAATTATTCCAGAGCATATATCAGGCATTTGATTAAAGCGGGTGAAGTATTGGGTATCCGCCTGACCACAATCCACAACCTGCGTTTTATACAAAGGCTTATGCAGGAAATCAGGGATGCTATTAGACAAGGGAATATCTTGGAATACAGGGATAATTTTTTAAAAAATTACCTGCAAGCCTAA
- the yajC gene encoding preprotein translocase subunit YajC — translation MGSNSQMISLLYIVGLFAILYFLMIRPQQQRQKKHQEMIKNLKPDDRVITIGGIYGTIVKMKDNSLILKVADNVRIEVLQSAISKVISMDEGEGKE, via the coding sequence TTGGGTAGTAACTCCCAAATGATCTCCCTGCTGTATATAGTCGGGCTATTTGCCATCCTGTATTTTTTAATGATCCGGCCCCAACAGCAGAGGCAGAAAAAACACCAGGAGATGATTAAAAATCTCAAGCCGGATGACCGCGTTATTACTATCGGTGGGATATATGGCACAATCGTTAAAATGAAGGATAACTCCTTAATCTTAAAGGTAGCCGATAATGTCCGGATAGAGGTCCTGCAATCCGCCATCTCCAAGGTAATCAGTATGGATGAAGGAGAAGGCAAGGAATAA
- a CDS encoding HD domain-containing protein, which produces MITLEDIKKDPVVDAFIRKGNKYLGVLGFTEHSYRHVSLVSSIAKNILERLGYPQRQVELAAIAGYMHDLGNVVSRNEHGISGAVIAYPILMQTGMHPEEIATIISAIANHEEQYGHAVNSVAAALIVADKSDVHRSRVRNTDFATFDIHDRVNYAVEHSFLWVDDNKHTITMELTIDTDICPVMEYFEIFLSRMIMCRRAATFLKCKFELVVNGAKLL; this is translated from the coding sequence ATGATCACCCTTGAGGACATAAAGAAAGACCCTGTGGTTGACGCGTTTATCCGTAAAGGAAACAAGTACCTCGGTGTGCTGGGTTTTACCGAGCACAGCTATCGCCATGTAAGCCTTGTCTCCAGTATTGCCAAAAACATACTGGAACGGTTGGGTTACCCGCAAAGGCAGGTTGAGTTGGCTGCCATCGCCGGGTATATGCATGATCTGGGAAATGTGGTCAGCCGCAACGAACATGGTATTTCCGGAGCGGTTATAGCTTATCCGATCTTGATGCAAACGGGAATGCATCCCGAGGAGATCGCCACGATTATTTCGGCCATTGCCAACCATGAGGAACAGTACGGGCATGCTGTCAACAGCGTGGCGGCAGCCCTGATCGTGGCGGACAAGTCCGATGTGCACCGTTCCAGAGTACGCAATACGGACTTTGCCACCTTTGATATTCACGACCGGGTCAACTATGCGGTTGAACATTCTTTTTTATGGGTTGATGACAACAAGCATACCATTACTATGGAGCTTACCATTGATACCGATATCTGTCCGGTAATGGAGTATTTTGAGATTTTCCTGAGCAGGATGATTATGTGCCGGAGGGCGGCAACCTTTCTGAAGTGCAAATTTGAGCTGGTAGTGAACGGAGCTAAACTGTTGTAG
- the secD gene encoding protein translocase subunit SecD, whose protein sequence is MKWDKILKLAGVILVVAAVAVLSVVPLFPGVKWLPFANLIRQGLDLKGGVHVVLEAQDTPEAPVTDDRVKQAMAILENRVNAFGVAEPIIQQQGPRRIIIELAGVQDPDEAVGTLIKTAYLEFKTEDGTTVLTGRQLKNATDSKNPQTGQYEVNLEFEPDGAKAFAEITAANVGKRLAIVLDGNVLQAPSIDEPIPNGKARIAPYESLPEAHNIAILLRSGSLPVKLEVMEKRTVGPTLGADSLDKSVKAGIAGLIGIVIFMLLYYRIPGLVANLSLIIYALIVLMIFAALHVTMTLPGIAGFLLTLGMAVDANVIIFERLREELWSGKTLRSAIDAGFKRAFVAILDSNVTTLIAGAVLYYFGTGPIKGFAVTLTIGILASMFTAITMTRWLLHLVAGSNLVRNLKLYGA, encoded by the coding sequence ATGAAGTGGGACAAGATCCTGAAATTAGCAGGGGTCATCCTGGTTGTGGCGGCAGTTGCTGTCCTGTCGGTTGTACCGCTGTTCCCGGGAGTTAAATGGCTTCCTTTTGCAAATTTAATCAGACAGGGCCTCGACCTCAAGGGTGGCGTCCACGTGGTGCTTGAGGCGCAGGATACGCCGGAAGCGCCGGTAACCGACGACCGGGTTAAGCAGGCTATGGCCATCCTTGAAAACAGGGTTAACGCCTTTGGTGTTGCAGAACCGATTATTCAACAACAGGGGCCGAGGCGGATTATCATTGAACTGGCCGGTGTGCAGGACCCTGACGAAGCGGTCGGCACCCTGATTAAAACCGCTTACCTGGAGTTTAAAACGGAAGACGGAACAACCGTGCTCACGGGCCGCCAGTTGAAAAACGCCACGGATAGTAAAAATCCCCAGACTGGACAGTATGAAGTCAATTTGGAGTTTGAGCCGGACGGCGCCAAAGCATTTGCTGAAATTACCGCGGCCAATGTGGGCAAGCGTTTAGCAATCGTACTGGACGGCAATGTGCTTCAGGCGCCGTCAATCGATGAGCCGATCCCCAACGGAAAGGCCCGGATTGCGCCCTACGAATCCCTGCCGGAGGCTCATAATATTGCCATCCTGCTGCGCTCCGGTTCGCTGCCGGTCAAGCTGGAAGTGATGGAAAAAAGAACCGTCGGGCCGACCCTGGGTGCCGACTCCCTGGATAAATCAGTGAAGGCCGGTATAGCCGGGCTGATTGGGATTGTAATTTTTATGTTGTTATACTACCGGATTCCCGGCCTGGTGGCCAACCTGTCTCTCATTATCTATGCTCTTATAGTACTCATGATTTTTGCGGCCTTGCATGTGACCATGACCCTGCCGGGTATAGCAGGTTTCCTGCTGACCCTGGGCATGGCGGTGGATGCCAACGTGATTATCTTCGAGAGATTGCGGGAAGAACTCTGGTCCGGCAAGACACTGCGGTCTGCTATTGACGCCGGGTTCAAACGGGCCTTCGTGGCCATCCTGGACTCCAACGTGACCACCCTTATTGCCGGCGCAGTTCTTTACTATTTCGGGACAGGCCCAATCAAAGGGTTTGCCGTAACGCTTACAATTGGTATCCTGGCCAGCATGTTTACGGCCATCACCATGACCAGATGGCTGTTGCACCTCGTGGCGGGCAGCAATCTGGTACGGAACCTCAAATTGTACGGGGCATAG
- the secF gene encoding protein translocase subunit SecF: MLRERMPFHFIKLRKIWYALSILIIIPGLISLFTQGLNLGIDFSGGSLLDLKFNQATSVEQVRNVLQGFDLADASIQSSNETDFIIRTRELSEEENESIVTAIDSQLGGVTLQRSERVGPVIGRELIAKAIYALLAASVLMVIYISWRFEFKQGVAAILALLHDSLVVLGVFSIFQIEIDSAFIAAILTIIGYSINDTIIIFDRIRENLLNKKKGEALEDVINSSLWQTIARSINTVLMVEIILVSLFLLGGTTIRGMVLALLVGITVGAYSSVCFASPLWFDLKKQERRAKPGAARA; the protein is encoded by the coding sequence ATGTTAAGGGAAAGAATGCCTTTCCATTTTATTAAACTGAGGAAAATATGGTATGCTTTATCCATCCTGATTATCATACCCGGGCTAATCTCCTTGTTTACACAGGGCCTGAACTTGGGTATTGATTTCAGCGGCGGCAGCCTTTTGGATTTAAAATTCAACCAGGCAACTTCTGTTGAGCAGGTCAGGAATGTGCTGCAAGGATTTGATCTCGCTGATGCCTCGATCCAGAGCAGTAATGAAACTGATTTTATTATCAGGACCAGGGAACTGTCGGAGGAGGAAAATGAAAGTATTGTTACGGCTATTGACAGCCAACTGGGAGGCGTAACCCTGCAGCGGAGTGAACGTGTCGGCCCGGTCATCGGCCGCGAATTAATCGCAAAGGCTATATATGCCCTGCTGGCCGCTTCAGTCTTGATGGTCATTTATATTTCCTGGCGTTTTGAATTTAAACAGGGTGTCGCGGCGATTCTCGCGCTTTTGCATGATTCGCTGGTGGTGCTGGGTGTTTTCTCAATATTTCAGATTGAGATCGACAGTGCTTTTATAGCTGCGATATTAACCATTATTGGTTATTCTATAAACGATACGATTATCATTTTTGACCGGATCAGGGAGAACCTGCTTAACAAGAAAAAGGGCGAGGCTCTGGAGGACGTCATTAACTCCAGCCTCTGGCAGACCATAGCCCGTTCCATCAATACGGTGTTGATGGTGGAAATAATCCTTGTTTCTCTTTTCTTACTGGGTGGAACGACCATCCGCGGTATGGTCCTGGCCCTGCTGGTTGGTATAACTGTCGGAGCCTACTCCTCAGTCTGTTTCGCCAGCCCGTTATGGTTTGACCTGAAAAAACAGGAGCGCCGCGCCAAACCGGGTGCAGCACGGGCATAA
- a CDS encoding DUF5665 domain-containing protein, protein MVEESRLLKVLEERIAWLVTSMEKMKLAEYVKLLDNPWRLMYVNFIAGLARGVGIAVGFTILGAVLLYFLRKLVVLNLPWIGGIIAEIVRMVQLKI, encoded by the coding sequence ATGGTGGAAGAGAGCCGCCTTCTAAAAGTCCTTGAAGAGAGGATTGCCTGGCTGGTCACCAGTATGGAAAAGATGAAACTTGCAGAATACGTAAAGCTTCTTGATAATCCCTGGCGGCTTATGTATGTCAACTTTATAGCCGGCTTGGCCAGAGGGGTCGGTATCGCTGTGGGGTTTACCATTCTGGGCGCAGTCCTTTTATATTTCTTAAGGAAGCTGGTTGTGCTGAATCTACCGTGGATTGGCGGAATTATCGCGGAAATAGTACGGATGGTCCAGTTGAAAATATGA